A window of Balearica regulorum gibbericeps isolate bBalReg1 chromosome 19, bBalReg1.pri, whole genome shotgun sequence genomic DNA:
GTCTCAGTTTGACTTTTAATTTTGGGTTGTCAAACACAACAACTTGCAACACAAAGGCcaatatttaacaaaacaatttaGATGACCTTAAAATAAGATCCAAATGCCcataatttcttccttcctcccatttCAAAATTTAAGCTCTGGACTAGAAATTCAGCACTTGACAATGATCCTCTGTAagtaaacatttgaaaagagaTCATCAGAGCTCTATGTCCCCACCTCAGAGAGACAATTTACTAAAAATTcctaaattaaatacataaaagtgTGAAGGTTGATCAGTACAAACAATTTGCCTCTTTTTTGCAAGACAATCTGATCATAAAGTTCTTGGAATTATTCTAAAACTTACCTCAGGTAACTGAGAATTTTGATCACTGTAATTAACACATTTCTTAAGTGTTTTGGTCAAAAGTTTAATTAAGCAATATTCTTGGATTAACTAATCCAATGGAATGCAATATGCAAACATTtacttcctctctctccttaaGATTATTTTGGggtctttttgaaaaatacttgaGTTTTCTGTACCTCACAACACAGTAATATCTTCAGATGTTCACATCGACCTTTCAGGTTTGGATATACAGTAATTCAACTTTGGGATGTGGTTACTAATGACAGAAGTGCAACAATTACCTTTTGAAAAGAATATGATTCGGCAATGCTGTCTCTTTCACTGTGGAAAGAAATTTACTACTCGGATATACTGGTTGATAATTggagaaatatttgaatatgaaggctgattctttttcttcctggtatTACACCAGGAAGAGTCAAcaataatgtttaaaatgagaCTTAATTGTCTGAAGAAGGTGAGATGAAGGAAGCACTTGTCTAGTGTCATCATTTGGCTAACTCTAGAACAAAGTTTACTATCACAGAATGTAAAAAGAgtcagtaataaaataatatacattaaatattCCTCTTACTTCTGCTAATAGGAACATACATGTAGGGTTTTCTCATTTACCAAAAGCCTTTGCAAATGACCTGATTCTATAGAGCTTCTTTTTTGTAGATACTGTAAACATTTAGAATTTCTAAGGCTAAAAACAGGCACAAGTCTTCCATGAATAGTTATTATTCCTAAAAGCATTAAGGAATATATTCCAAATCTGCTATTCCTTTTCATAACAAtggaaataattgaaatatagtAATTCACAATGCAGATTCttaattaataaaagaaatatagcTTAATTGTGACAACAATTAGTAATATATAGGGAATActcatactttttttaaatggtctATTAcatcaaaattacatttccagAATCTCTGTGCTGGGTGTTACTCAATTTTATAAAGTGGTAAGTTTAAGTAGTGACTAAAACATTTCTAAGTGGGTAAAATTCAACCCCGTTACATCAGCATTATTAGCACCCCGGCTTTATAATAATGCAGGTGAGATCTGCAATATCCATTTTGCAGACTATGATATTAAAGCCACGTGGTAGGTGGCACCTTTTAAAAGATGTTAGACGCTCCTCTCCGTAATTTCCATGAGGTGATTTTGTTTTGTGCCTCGTTAAGGTACCTGAGCCAACAGTCTTGTTTCAGGCTGGTTTTTCAAGATTTCAGAGGTTTTTCAACCTCCGTAACAGGTTCCCTTTTGCTAAGCAGCTAAGCATTAGCCAACATTTCAGCAGACTGATTCCAATGTATGTTAGCAGCAATGCATTTCCAGAGACACgttgcaaaaatattaaaagcaatcGTCATCTAGAAGTCCTTTTATTCCCTGCACCATTCTGGACAAAATAACTCACCACCAAGTAATCTTGAATTCATAGATAGGACGCTTGCAGTAATAGTGATTTATCAGGTGTTTATCACATACCCCGATACACTGATGATCCACAGTTATCCCTCTATCAGACAAGTCTGTCACAATACAGTGCAGAAGATCATATACATCAGCTACAGCCTCCCAGGGGCCAAACGATACATCTACTTCGCAATGATGTTCAAATAGCTTTGTCTCACTTTCACTCCTTTCAAAACGTAAAGAATTGAAGTGTGGGCATTCGTAGGGAGTGATGGGCATCTCTTCTTTGAAGACGCAGACCTTCAATTTTGcaaatcttgcttttctttgcatagCTCTAAGCTTTGCTATTTCGATTATCCGTTCCAAATGAtctaaaaaacaataaaaaattgaaaataacaaTGAAGGACctagtaaaagaaaacaaatgcaattatttcacGTGAAAGATTTGGTGTTTAACAAGTtattcttaacatttttaacataataTTAGCAGCAATGGGAAGTTGCATGTAGCTAGATATATAATAATTAAATCAATCTTAGTTATTTTGTGAACTCAGTGCCCTTACTATATGCCCAAATTTGCTCAATCTCAGGTCCTAACAGAACAAATGCAGAGGCAGAGAAACCTTCTTATTTAATAAGCCTTGCATGTTATGGCCTAGATCTTGCTCCCTTTTAAGACAGCATAAAAATCCACATCCTTGGATACAGCAGGAAGAAGTCTGATGTGGAGACCTCAAAGATCTAAAGAGCGTGGAAGATACCTAAGAAACCTCTCAAATATAATGGAATTAGTTTGAAAGCTGAAAGCAGACCAGAAAGCACCATGTATACTTGAACCACATTGGAAGAAACAGTCAATACTACTGTGTTTATTTACCTTTGTAATATGGCATTAGGCCCAGGAAAGCTTGTctaactttttctcctttaagagGCTGGATGTCCTCTAAATTGTCTAGCAGTGGTCCTATGGAATAATACTGAGCTTCCTTGTAAACTGACCTCACTCGCTCTCGTGGTGGCAGGTCACCAGATCGTAGAAAGTTAAGTATGTCTctaaaaaaagggcaaaaatattGTTAAGTAACAAGTTTCTGCCAAAACTGTTGCAGgttggaaaggagaggaaacacTGGATATTCATTGTTTAGTCTATTGAGATAGAAATCCTTACAGTTAGACAGTAACTGAAGTAAGTGTGAGTCATATTTCtacatatgtttttaaaagcatttgccaTGTTTAAGTTTCCAAGTTATCATTTCACATTTTGACACTGTTAATgtcaaaattcattttaaaatatactgtcatattttaaaccaaaagttCAAGGTGGAGTTACCACTTAAAATAGAAGACAGGACAGTATTTCATGGGAAAGAGATCATAGTCACTGCATTTCAAATTTAGGTCTGTgacaaaataatcttttccattttcctggaGAATCATATGCATGGACACTTCATCCCACACAGAACCAAGATTCTAGCTGAATAGATGGTGCATTTGCAAAAGAGGTGTTTGATTCACAGGATCAGGGTAATATGCACTTGTAGTAtatcactattattattattatttccttgtaGTTCTGAAACACTGTAAAGCTACaagatttttaataagaaaataaatccctttaTAAGCGTTAACCAACAAAATTATTACTGACCATATCAAATAAAACAAGCATTACTGCAATCTTCATTAGAATGTCAACAAATACAGCAAGTGCTAACTTGGCTCTCTGTTCCAGCTGTATTTTCAATTCAGATTGATAACATCACAAATTAATTGATTTTCCAACAAAGCAGCAGGCACTTCCAAATTGCCAAATGtaaagaaacaattattttccaataaatatAGTGGCTTAATCTATTTCTGTCCCAGATTATGGTACAATCCAaatgtgctttgaaaataattcaatCCTTCTCTATTGAAGAGATTAAGGAAATGTCAACAAAGGAGAAACAAGCAATGTAAGTTAAATTGCAAAGCGTGCTTTGGGCAAAGACCTTAACCCCTGAACGTTAACCCATGCACACTGCTTACCTGTTCTAGCAATCTCACACCAATTCAAACAGAATATTAGTAAGATCATGgttagtttaattaaaaataaaacaaaagctaaacACATAAGAAGGAATCCTGAAGGTGCAGGAATATGGCACtaccagcaaaaataatttaaaaaaatttctttgagGCTTGTGCTTTTTTACCAGTTACATTATATCCTgtttaaacactgaaaacatgACACTTTCAACTGTTTAAGAAACCTAGATGCATTCCATCCATTCCCTCTTTATCATAAATACTGTAATATCAATTAAAGGAGCCGCGTTGTGCAAAAGAGCTTCCTATGAAAAGCAATACCAAATACATTCTTTCTTAAAACATCAACTTGACACCTTGAAATGAGGTActctacagaagaaaatgcactaaattcaaaacattacttttttttcttttcccactgtAAAACTTAAGCCcttaagaataaaacaaatagcTTTTAAATTGCAATCTACTCCTCTCCTCAGATGTTTTGAAGGTGTGGATGCCAGCGAGCCACATTTACCTACTACACAAATATGATTtaactagaaggaaaaaaaaatacattaaaacttatttttctttaaaaatatttttcttcagtaacaaCTTTTAAAGTATACTACTGAGGACACTGTACATACCCAAAGTAGGTTCCATCTCTGTCAATAAAGTATCTGCCTTCAGCATCCGTTGGAATATAGTGCCTTCCACTGAACATAGCCGCCAACATTGTGTCCTCATAACGTCTCAGTGTTGACAGTCTTGTTGTAAAATACATGCCTCCTACGTTTAGTGGAACAACTTCTGGAAACTGCAAAAGCAATCACATCATCAGAAATGAGCCTCTAGTCCTTTGCAGACATGTTCAGGCCAAAAGGGTTACAACGTCTAGAAGATATAGCATGCAGTCTTTGCCACTGTAACATAATTTGGTCTGACAAATGCTTCTTTCCTGGCCTGTCACCACGAAACAGTGAGGTTCAAGGGTGAACAGCTTGAATACTCTGGCTGGCTTCTGGGTGCAATcagtgaatgttttcattttagttgGAAATCTGAAACAGCAGTAATCACTCAGCTTTAAAACCAGATAGTCACTAAAAGCATGAATGCCTCCTCTTGGctcttttggggaaagaaaagaacccCAAACACCGCCCGCCTCCCCTtccatacacatacacacacaaaaaggtaGGAAATCTCAGGCCAACCTTGGGATTTGCACTCAGTTGCTACTCTACTGATTTCTTTACACTATACTACTATACTATATTTTACTGTATCATActatacactgaaaaaaacagtgattCTGTATTTACATTAGGTTTACAGCAGGCCTAAAATCTTAGTATCACACCTTAAGATGCCTCGGTACCAGAATAAAAACTTACTTGTATTTGTCAAGTCCAAACGGATGGAAATTCTAAGTAATGCTGCCAAGCTATTGAAGTAAAATTCAAGAGAGTTGTGTTCAACCATTTAGCTACTAATGGAAACTGAACTGATATCCATAAATACTCCGACAAAGAAATCCAGAATTCTTGGGCACTTGAGCAGTACGTGCTGCAATAGCTGGACCTTACCAGGTGAACAGGACCAGAGAGCTCTTACCTGCTGAGGCAGCAGAGGTAGTGCTTGTCCTGCCTGGGTTGCGGTAGGAGTGGCTGGCTCTTGGAAATCATCCTCTGCATCTGAGCTCGACATGGCATCATCCGGGTTTCCACTCACTTTGTTCTGCCCCGTAACTACCACCATCCCTCTGGCTCTCGTAAGCAGGTCTGCTGGGTAGGCAGCCGTGGCAATGCTAAATGGGAAACAAGACCCAAATCACTTGGGCGCTCTCCCCACCAGCTGCAGATCACGTGGCAGGCAAGGCACGGCACTCCCCGGCTTTACACTGATCATTTACAATGGCATTGTTATTACTGGGAAATGAATCACAGCAAGGATAACTATAGTGCTGAGAAACAAACTCAGAGAGGGCTGTCTCTGCAGGAATGCAGTTTGCAGAGCTGCAAGGTCCTACAGTCACAGAGTCCCTGCCAGTGGCTGGGTAAGAGACTGCCGTCCATTGGCTATGTGCTGCAATGCGTGATTGGCTCCGCCACGCTTTTGCAGCAAAATGTCATTTGCTGCGTGAATTTGGGTGGCTGCTGTTCCACCCCAGCCATCGCAATAGGCCATCTGCAGCGGCACGTCCTGAAATGCACATTCTCATTGGCCATGCGCGCTGTGCAACACCCTgggctcctgctcccagccaaGCTCCCAGTCTATCACCTTCAGCTGCAAAAGCGGATCAGAGCCTGCTACGGACAATGACAGGCGCTGTAAAGGCGCTCTCTTCAGTTCTAGCATTTCctgtgaaatgtgaaaattgAGCTTTCTAAccagacagagaaaacagacGTTTTCCTGCCCACTGCATCACATCGTGCTGTACACAAACGCATGCATCTGATAGGCATGTATTTAACTCCACATATTATCTTGTGCATTTACTGCTAATTATCAATTTCCTttcctgcacagaaaaaaatgcatagcaACACCAACTACAATGCTTTCACAGTCCATCTTCAACCAGCAGACAGGACGGACTAACAATAAGctgcattataaaaataataattgaaagAGCTGAGTAGGAAAGACTGGAAACCCTGCTGTTCTTTATACACCGCGTTCTTGCATAAAAAAGTACCTCTGTTTACAAGATTGCGGTGGTGTCTCCAGCGGCATCAAAACATAACAGACACATTATACTACTGGAAGCTTTATCTAGTGCTCTAACCCTGCAAGCTCCTTCTCTCAAATCGCTATAAGATGTGAAAAGGGGAGGAATATTTGCACAAGCACATCTGGTACATTTACTTATTGactaaataaatgtttcataaaGGTTGCTTCCAAGCAAAATCAACAAGCAGAAATGACATAAAATTTTAACAGCCATGATTAATTATTTTGCCTTAATAATTCTGCTAATACAGTCATTATGCACATTGTCAGGCTGTCTGTGGATCTTAGCTCTTAAAGGGAAAGCTGCAAGTTCACAATGAACAGACAGAACTGGGATGCTCCTGgtgaaaacagaaagctgatCAAACCAAAACCTCTACATGCTGTGGGAGTGTACGTAGCCTTCTTCACCAGCATTTGGAGGTGAATTCTAGACCCTGTTTATCACCCTAATAAACTTAGATAATTAGGTATCATGcagtttcaaaattttctttttaaactgcagCTTGTTAAGAGGTTTGTCTCAGCTCCAGATAggtatttaatttctcttctctaCAGTTCAAAAGATGGACTTTCACTTCATCATCTCTTTTGTACCACAGTACAATGCAGAGGCGGATAAATAAGGATGGAAGGGCTTCTCAATGTCCACACCCTATtaacaattttaatatttgtccTGAAACAACATTTATTCTGACATCATCAATTATCAAAACAAGTCAACTATGCCTTACAGATAAAGAACATATACAACATAATTGAAGATTATTTTAGTAGGGACTCCTTTAAGGAGGTAAACAAATTACCAAGAAACAGCTTGCAGAAGCTTAATTTATAAGATGCATAGTCAAAATTGAGCGTGAGCCTGTATTTACTGCGAATGTATTATTTATAATGCTGTTACTTGACACCAGTGTTTTGACTGCTGTATTTCCAGCTCTCTGAAGAGTATGCAAAAGAACTCAAGACTGACCAAAAATGTGATCTTTAATTGTCTACATTTTTCAAGAATGTCCCATAGATTTCACATAAATGGACCATACTCTGAATAAACAAAATTCAGCTCCATTAAGTATATTGGAATCATGGACCACAGAATGCATTTTGGGTAAGTTCAGCCATTTAGCACTGGACCAAAAAGGTCCTTTTTCCCCAAGAGAAATAGAGGTTcggaaaaaagaaattcttcttcctctttcagaatCCTCCTTCAACATGACACCGAGGTTTCAGAAAAGAACATGAGAGAGCATATGTTAATTATGTTACGCTCATGAGTAATAACCTTCTTTGCCATTGGAACATTCACACAGAACAATCTCCTGAATAGTGAGGTTTAGCACACAAGATCTCAGCCCATAATTAGTCCAGGATTTGAAGAATAAGATAGATGGCAGTAAAATTAAGAGACTGATCATTGACAAGTTTAACCTGTTTTCTGACGTTCATTAAAGGTAAGTGAAGTTCCTCTCTAGGTTTGCTTCACTTGCAGTTCATCCACGGACACGGAGTAGTGAAACAGCAGTATGCTCAGTGGAACAGAGAGtcttcctaaaaagaaaaagataaatcaatGACTGGCTAGTTTTCTGACATACAGTCTTCTGCATTCTGGTTCTCTGCATTTTGgttcttttcatttcatgagGAATATGCGTCCATCTGAATGTCCTCTTCTTGCCACTTAAAGCATGCACAATAATTAGTATTAactacacacaaaaatatttctttattaaatcCCTCATTAAAGTTACagggtttgtttcatttaaactaAGTTCATCCATTTCACTTTCAAATACACCTAGGTCAACATCAACAGATAATTAATGAGAAAACATcatcagtaaataaaattattactaaaTCAAGTATTTAACTCAACTATACATCATCCAACTCTACCAGAAATACCTCCTTCCAGTTTACAAGCTACCTGTCATTTAAATGGCAGAGATTACTTCCTGGAGCTTTGTTATCGACAGCTCAGATGCTGTCTCACATACACCCACCAAAGAAAGCTTACTGAATGAACTGGACCTGCAAGTTTTGCTTCATTCCCTAGAGAATTACAGCAACCCTAGAGCTGCATCGAGTTTTACTTGATGCTAAGATTCAAAAAACCTTTTCAAGGCTCTCCTGTTCCCTCAATTTTTCTGTATTGGTTTAAACAACTTTCTCTTAAATACCTTCTGAGATTACACCGGTGTTGGCAAAGTTACATACCCATAAAGAAGTGACATAATGATTACATGGTCAGTCTTTTTCATCAAGGTACTGATGTATGAATCCATCATAGGAGACCTACAGAAACTGCTATTCAAAGCTCATTCATTGGAACGTGCTTGTTTTGGGGAGATACCAACCAGATTGTTACGAAGGCTCTCCCTTTCTCAAGGGAGACTGGGTCCCTGTGAGGGCGCAGAATGAGCCGTGACTTAGCAGTGTCTCCACAGCGTTCTTCAAGAGACTCAGATGATCAAAGGTTTGCGTGAACAAAGTGGGAAAAGACACAACCTCCAGTTAATTCTAATGAATCCACATcagaacagcaaagaaacatcCTGGAAAAGGGCAGGGATGCCTGAGCTGCAGTAAACTGCATTATACATTTGACTGTAAAATTCTGGACATACTCAGCATCTCATTA
This region includes:
- the KCTD7 gene encoding BTB/POZ domain-containing protein KCTD7, with protein sequence MVVVTGQNKVSGNPDDAMSSSDAEDDFQEPATPTATQAGQALPLLPQQFPEVVPLNVGGMYFTTRLSTLRRYEDTMLAAMFSGRHYIPTDAEGRYFIDRDGTYFGDILNFLRSGDLPPRERVRSVYKEAQYYSIGPLLDNLEDIQPLKGEKVRQAFLGLMPYYKDHLERIIEIAKLRAMQRKARFAKLKVCVFKEEMPITPYECPHFNSLRFERSESETKLFEHHCEVDVSFGPWEAVADVYDLLHCIVTDLSDRGITVDHQCIGVCDKHLINHYYCKRPIYEFKITWW